The following coding sequences are from one Hippopotamus amphibius kiboko isolate mHipAmp2 chromosome 9, mHipAmp2.hap2, whole genome shotgun sequence window:
- the TBC1D24 gene encoding TBC1 domain family member 24 isoform X2 yields MDFPGYNCFVDRDKMDAAIQDLGPKELSCTELQELKQLARQGYWARSYSLRGKVYQRLIRDIPCRTVTPDASVYSDIVGKIVGKHSSGSLPLPEFVDNTQVPSYCLNTRGEGAVRKILLCIANQFPDVSFCPALPAVVALLLHYSIDEAECFEKACRILACNDPSKKLIDQSFLAFESSCMTFGDLVNKYCQAAHKLMVAVSEDVLQVYADWQRWLFGELPLNYFARVFDVFLVEGYKVLYRVALAILKFFHKVRVGQPLESDNVKQDIRTFVKDIAKTVSPEKLLEKAFAIRLFSRKEIQLLQMANEKALKQKGITVKQKRQFVHLAVHAENFHSEIVGLKEMRDIWSWVPERFALCQPLLLFSSLQHGYSLTRFYFQCEGHEPTLLLIKTTQKEVCGAYLSTDWSERNKFGGKLGFFGTGECFVFRLQPEVQRYEWVVIKHPELTKPVSLESTSIPSSPCHSASSDPADRLSPFLAARHFNLPSKTESLFMAGGNDCLIIGGGGGQALYIDGDLNRGRTGHCDTFNNQPLCSENFLIAAVEAWGFQDPDIQGLA; encoded by the exons ATGGACTTCCCGGGCTACAACTGCTTTGTGGACAGAGACAAGATGGACGCTGCTATCCAGGACCTGGGGCCCAAGGAGCTGAGCTGCACTGAACTGCAGGAGCTGAAGCAGCTAGCGCGCCAGGGCTACTGGGCCCGCAGCTACAGCCTGCGGGGGAAGGTGTACCAGCGCCTGATCCGGGACATCCCCTGCCGCACGGTCACACCCGATGCCAGCGTGTACAGTGACATCGTCGGCAAGATCGTGGGCAAGCACAGCAGCGGCAGCCTGCCCTTGCCTGAGTTCGTGGACAACACACAGGTGCCCAGCTACTGCCTGAACACGCGGGGCGAGGGTGCCGTGCGCAAGATCCTGCTGTGCATTGCCAACCAGTTCCCTGACGTCTCCTTCTGCCCAGCGCTGCCTGCAGTTGTGGCCCTGCTGCTCCACTACAGCATCGATGAGGCCGAGTGCTTCGAGAAGGCCTGCCGCATCCTGGCCTGCAACGACCCCAGCAAGAAGCTGATTGACCAAAGCTTCCTGGCCTTCGAGTCTTCCTGCATGACGTTCGGGGACCTGGTGAACAAGTACTGCCAGGCAGCCCACAAGCTGATGGTGGCCGTGTCAGAGGATGTCCTGCAGGTCTATGCGGACTGGCAGCGCTGGCTGTTCGGGGAGCTGCCCCTCAACTACTTTGCTCGCGTCTTTGACGTCTTCCTGGTGGAAGGTTACAAGGTGCTGTACCGTGTGGCGCTGGCGATTCTCAAATTCTTCCACAAGGTGAGAGTTGGGCAGCCGCTCGAGTCAGACAACGTGAAGCAGGATATCCGCACCTTTGTCAAGGACATCGCCAAGACTGTCTCCCCCGAGAAGCTGCTGGAGAAAGCATTCGCCATCCGCCTCTTCTCTCGGAAGGAGATTCAGCTCCTGCAGATGGCCAACGAGAAAGCTCTGAAGCAGAAGGGCATCACCGTCAAGCAGaagag gcAGTTCGTGCATCTGGCTGTTCACGCTGAGAACTTCCACTCAGAGATCGTCGGCCTGAAGGAGATGAGAGACATCTGGTCGTGGGTCCCTGAGCGGTTCGCCCTCTGCCAGCCCCTTCTGCTCTTCTCCTCCCTGCAGCACGGGTACAGCCTGACCAG GTTCTATTTCCAGTGTGAAGGACACGAGCCCACCCTCCTGCTCATCAAGACCACGCAAAAGGAG GTGTGTGGGGCTTACCTGTCAACAGACTGGAGTGAGAGAAACAAGTTTGGAGGCAAGCTGGGCTTCTTTGGGACCGGAGAATGCTTCGTGTTTAGG CTTCAGCCCGAGGTCCAGCGCTACGAGTGGGTGGTCATCAAACATCCAGAGCTGACCAAGCCTGTGTCCTTGGAGTCCACCAGCATTCCATCCTCACCTTGCCACTCCGCGTCCTCAGACCCCGCGGACCGCCTCTCCCCGTTCCTGGCTGCTCGGCACTTTAACCTGCCCTCCAAGACGGAGTCTTTGTTCATGGCCGGGGGCAACGACTGCCTCATCATAG GTGGAGGGGGCGGCCAGGCGCTCTACATCGACGGGGACCTGAACCGGGGCCGCACAGGCCACTGCGACACTTTCAACAACCAGCCCCTCTGCTCTGAGAACTTTCTCATCGCTGCTGTGGAGGCCTGGGGCTTCCAGGACCCCGACATCCAGGGACTGGCGTGA
- the TBC1D24 gene encoding TBC1 domain family member 24 isoform X1 has translation MDFPGYNCFVDRDKMDAAIQDLGPKELSCTELQELKQLARQGYWARSYSLRGKVYQRLIRDIPCRTVTPDASVYSDIVGKIVGKHSSGSLPLPEFVDNTQVPSYCLNTRGEGAVRKILLCIANQFPDVSFCPALPAVVALLLHYSIDEAECFEKACRILACNDPSKKLIDQSFLAFESSCMTFGDLVNKYCQAAHKLMVAVSEDVLQVYADWQRWLFGELPLNYFARVFDVFLVEGYKVLYRVALAILKFFHKVRVGQPLESDNVKQDIRTFVKDIAKTVSPEKLLEKAFAIRLFSRKEIQLLQMANEKALKQKGITVKQKSVSLSKRQFVHLAVHAENFHSEIVGLKEMRDIWSWVPERFALCQPLLLFSSLQHGYSLTRFYFQCEGHEPTLLLIKTTQKEVCGAYLSTDWSERNKFGGKLGFFGTGECFVFRLQPEVQRYEWVVIKHPELTKPVSLESTSIPSSPCHSASSDPADRLSPFLAARHFNLPSKTESLFMAGGNDCLIIGGGGGQALYIDGDLNRGRTGHCDTFNNQPLCSENFLIAAVEAWGFQDPDIQGLA, from the exons ATGGACTTCCCGGGCTACAACTGCTTTGTGGACAGAGACAAGATGGACGCTGCTATCCAGGACCTGGGGCCCAAGGAGCTGAGCTGCACTGAACTGCAGGAGCTGAAGCAGCTAGCGCGCCAGGGCTACTGGGCCCGCAGCTACAGCCTGCGGGGGAAGGTGTACCAGCGCCTGATCCGGGACATCCCCTGCCGCACGGTCACACCCGATGCCAGCGTGTACAGTGACATCGTCGGCAAGATCGTGGGCAAGCACAGCAGCGGCAGCCTGCCCTTGCCTGAGTTCGTGGACAACACACAGGTGCCCAGCTACTGCCTGAACACGCGGGGCGAGGGTGCCGTGCGCAAGATCCTGCTGTGCATTGCCAACCAGTTCCCTGACGTCTCCTTCTGCCCAGCGCTGCCTGCAGTTGTGGCCCTGCTGCTCCACTACAGCATCGATGAGGCCGAGTGCTTCGAGAAGGCCTGCCGCATCCTGGCCTGCAACGACCCCAGCAAGAAGCTGATTGACCAAAGCTTCCTGGCCTTCGAGTCTTCCTGCATGACGTTCGGGGACCTGGTGAACAAGTACTGCCAGGCAGCCCACAAGCTGATGGTGGCCGTGTCAGAGGATGTCCTGCAGGTCTATGCGGACTGGCAGCGCTGGCTGTTCGGGGAGCTGCCCCTCAACTACTTTGCTCGCGTCTTTGACGTCTTCCTGGTGGAAGGTTACAAGGTGCTGTACCGTGTGGCGCTGGCGATTCTCAAATTCTTCCACAAGGTGAGAGTTGGGCAGCCGCTCGAGTCAGACAACGTGAAGCAGGATATCCGCACCTTTGTCAAGGACATCGCCAAGACTGTCTCCCCCGAGAAGCTGCTGGAGAAAGCATTCGCCATCCGCCTCTTCTCTCGGAAGGAGATTCAGCTCCTGCAGATGGCCAACGAGAAAGCTCTGAAGCAGAAGGGCATCACCGTCAAGCAGaagag TGTTTCACTTTCTAAAAG gcAGTTCGTGCATCTGGCTGTTCACGCTGAGAACTTCCACTCAGAGATCGTCGGCCTGAAGGAGATGAGAGACATCTGGTCGTGGGTCCCTGAGCGGTTCGCCCTCTGCCAGCCCCTTCTGCTCTTCTCCTCCCTGCAGCACGGGTACAGCCTGACCAG GTTCTATTTCCAGTGTGAAGGACACGAGCCCACCCTCCTGCTCATCAAGACCACGCAAAAGGAG GTGTGTGGGGCTTACCTGTCAACAGACTGGAGTGAGAGAAACAAGTTTGGAGGCAAGCTGGGCTTCTTTGGGACCGGAGAATGCTTCGTGTTTAGG CTTCAGCCCGAGGTCCAGCGCTACGAGTGGGTGGTCATCAAACATCCAGAGCTGACCAAGCCTGTGTCCTTGGAGTCCACCAGCATTCCATCCTCACCTTGCCACTCCGCGTCCTCAGACCCCGCGGACCGCCTCTCCCCGTTCCTGGCTGCTCGGCACTTTAACCTGCCCTCCAAGACGGAGTCTTTGTTCATGGCCGGGGGCAACGACTGCCTCATCATAG GTGGAGGGGGCGGCCAGGCGCTCTACATCGACGGGGACCTGAACCGGGGCCGCACAGGCCACTGCGACACTTTCAACAACCAGCCCCTCTGCTCTGAGAACTTTCTCATCGCTGCTGTGGAGGCCTGGGGCTTCCAGGACCCCGACATCCAGGGACTGGCGTGA
- the TBC1D24 gene encoding TBC1 domain family member 24 isoform X3, which yields MDFPGYNCFVDRDKMDAAIQDLGPKELSCTELQELKQLARQGYWARSYSLRGKVYQRLIRDIPCRTVTPDASVYSDIVGKIVGKHSSGSLPLPEFVDNTQVPSYCLNTRGEGAVRKILLCIANQFPDVSFCPALPAVVALLLHYSIDEAECFEKACRILACNDPSKKLIDQSFLAFESSCMTFGDLVNKYCQAAHKLMVAVSEDVLQVYADWQRWLFGELPLNYFARVFDVFLVEGYKVLYRVALAILKFFHKVRVGQPLESDNVKQDIRTFVKDIAKTVSPEKLLEKAFAIRLFSRKEIQLLQMANEKALKQKGITVKQKSVSLSKRQFVHLAVHAENFHSEIVGLKEMRDIWSWVPERFALCQPLLLFSSLQHGYSLTRFYFQCEGHEPTLLLIKTTQKEVCGAYLSTDWSERNKFGGKLGFFGTGECFVFRLQPEVQRYEWVVIKHPELTKPVSLESTSIPSSPCHSASSDPADRLSPFLAARHFNLPSKTESLFMAGGNDCLIIEPEASAGPQCVVTPEETTQGGALCDGPQTSQQHFRGPA from the exons ATGGACTTCCCGGGCTACAACTGCTTTGTGGACAGAGACAAGATGGACGCTGCTATCCAGGACCTGGGGCCCAAGGAGCTGAGCTGCACTGAACTGCAGGAGCTGAAGCAGCTAGCGCGCCAGGGCTACTGGGCCCGCAGCTACAGCCTGCGGGGGAAGGTGTACCAGCGCCTGATCCGGGACATCCCCTGCCGCACGGTCACACCCGATGCCAGCGTGTACAGTGACATCGTCGGCAAGATCGTGGGCAAGCACAGCAGCGGCAGCCTGCCCTTGCCTGAGTTCGTGGACAACACACAGGTGCCCAGCTACTGCCTGAACACGCGGGGCGAGGGTGCCGTGCGCAAGATCCTGCTGTGCATTGCCAACCAGTTCCCTGACGTCTCCTTCTGCCCAGCGCTGCCTGCAGTTGTGGCCCTGCTGCTCCACTACAGCATCGATGAGGCCGAGTGCTTCGAGAAGGCCTGCCGCATCCTGGCCTGCAACGACCCCAGCAAGAAGCTGATTGACCAAAGCTTCCTGGCCTTCGAGTCTTCCTGCATGACGTTCGGGGACCTGGTGAACAAGTACTGCCAGGCAGCCCACAAGCTGATGGTGGCCGTGTCAGAGGATGTCCTGCAGGTCTATGCGGACTGGCAGCGCTGGCTGTTCGGGGAGCTGCCCCTCAACTACTTTGCTCGCGTCTTTGACGTCTTCCTGGTGGAAGGTTACAAGGTGCTGTACCGTGTGGCGCTGGCGATTCTCAAATTCTTCCACAAGGTGAGAGTTGGGCAGCCGCTCGAGTCAGACAACGTGAAGCAGGATATCCGCACCTTTGTCAAGGACATCGCCAAGACTGTCTCCCCCGAGAAGCTGCTGGAGAAAGCATTCGCCATCCGCCTCTTCTCTCGGAAGGAGATTCAGCTCCTGCAGATGGCCAACGAGAAAGCTCTGAAGCAGAAGGGCATCACCGTCAAGCAGaagag TGTTTCACTTTCTAAAAG gcAGTTCGTGCATCTGGCTGTTCACGCTGAGAACTTCCACTCAGAGATCGTCGGCCTGAAGGAGATGAGAGACATCTGGTCGTGGGTCCCTGAGCGGTTCGCCCTCTGCCAGCCCCTTCTGCTCTTCTCCTCCCTGCAGCACGGGTACAGCCTGACCAG GTTCTATTTCCAGTGTGAAGGACACGAGCCCACCCTCCTGCTCATCAAGACCACGCAAAAGGAG GTGTGTGGGGCTTACCTGTCAACAGACTGGAGTGAGAGAAACAAGTTTGGAGGCAAGCTGGGCTTCTTTGGGACCGGAGAATGCTTCGTGTTTAGG CTTCAGCCCGAGGTCCAGCGCTACGAGTGGGTGGTCATCAAACATCCAGAGCTGACCAAGCCTGTGTCCTTGGAGTCCACCAGCATTCCATCCTCACCTTGCCACTCCGCGTCCTCAGACCCCGCGGACCGCCTCTCCCCGTTCCTGGCTGCTCGGCACTTTAACCTGCCCTCCAAGACGGAGTCTTTGTTCATGGCCGGGGGCAACGACTGCCTCATCATAG AGCCTGAAGCTTCTGCTGGGCCTCAGTGTGTAGTCACGCCTGAAGAGACCACCCAGGGAGGGGCCCTCTGTGATGGACCCCAAACCAGCCAGCAGCATTTCCGGGGGCCTGCCTGA
- the TBC1D24 gene encoding TBC1 domain family member 24 isoform X4, giving the protein MDFPGYNCFVDRDKMDAAIQDLGPKELSCTELQELKQLARQGYWARSYSLRGKVYQRLIRDIPCRTVTPDASVYSDIVGKIVGKHSSGSLPLPEFVDNTQVPSYCLNTRGEGAVRKILLCIANQFPDVSFCPALPAVVALLLHYSIDEAECFEKACRILACNDPSKKLIDQSFLAFESSCMTFGDLVNKYCQAAHKLMVAVSEDVLQVYADWQRWLFGELPLNYFARVFDVFLVEGYKVLYRVALAILKFFHKVRVGQPLESDNVKQDIRTFVKDIAKTVSPEKLLEKAFAIRLFSRKEIQLLQMANEKALKQKGITVKQKSVSLSKRQFVHLAVHAENFHSEIVGLKEMRDIWSWVPERFALCQPLLLFSSLQHGYSLTRFYFQCEGHEPTLLLIKTTQKELQPEVQRYEWVVIKHPELTKPVSLESTSIPSSPCHSASSDPADRLSPFLAARHFNLPSKTESLFMAGGNDCLIIGGGGGQALYIDGDLNRGRTGHCDTFNNQPLCSENFLIAAVEAWGFQDPDIQGLA; this is encoded by the exons ATGGACTTCCCGGGCTACAACTGCTTTGTGGACAGAGACAAGATGGACGCTGCTATCCAGGACCTGGGGCCCAAGGAGCTGAGCTGCACTGAACTGCAGGAGCTGAAGCAGCTAGCGCGCCAGGGCTACTGGGCCCGCAGCTACAGCCTGCGGGGGAAGGTGTACCAGCGCCTGATCCGGGACATCCCCTGCCGCACGGTCACACCCGATGCCAGCGTGTACAGTGACATCGTCGGCAAGATCGTGGGCAAGCACAGCAGCGGCAGCCTGCCCTTGCCTGAGTTCGTGGACAACACACAGGTGCCCAGCTACTGCCTGAACACGCGGGGCGAGGGTGCCGTGCGCAAGATCCTGCTGTGCATTGCCAACCAGTTCCCTGACGTCTCCTTCTGCCCAGCGCTGCCTGCAGTTGTGGCCCTGCTGCTCCACTACAGCATCGATGAGGCCGAGTGCTTCGAGAAGGCCTGCCGCATCCTGGCCTGCAACGACCCCAGCAAGAAGCTGATTGACCAAAGCTTCCTGGCCTTCGAGTCTTCCTGCATGACGTTCGGGGACCTGGTGAACAAGTACTGCCAGGCAGCCCACAAGCTGATGGTGGCCGTGTCAGAGGATGTCCTGCAGGTCTATGCGGACTGGCAGCGCTGGCTGTTCGGGGAGCTGCCCCTCAACTACTTTGCTCGCGTCTTTGACGTCTTCCTGGTGGAAGGTTACAAGGTGCTGTACCGTGTGGCGCTGGCGATTCTCAAATTCTTCCACAAGGTGAGAGTTGGGCAGCCGCTCGAGTCAGACAACGTGAAGCAGGATATCCGCACCTTTGTCAAGGACATCGCCAAGACTGTCTCCCCCGAGAAGCTGCTGGAGAAAGCATTCGCCATCCGCCTCTTCTCTCGGAAGGAGATTCAGCTCCTGCAGATGGCCAACGAGAAAGCTCTGAAGCAGAAGGGCATCACCGTCAAGCAGaagag TGTTTCACTTTCTAAAAG gcAGTTCGTGCATCTGGCTGTTCACGCTGAGAACTTCCACTCAGAGATCGTCGGCCTGAAGGAGATGAGAGACATCTGGTCGTGGGTCCCTGAGCGGTTCGCCCTCTGCCAGCCCCTTCTGCTCTTCTCCTCCCTGCAGCACGGGTACAGCCTGACCAG GTTCTATTTCCAGTGTGAAGGACACGAGCCCACCCTCCTGCTCATCAAGACCACGCAAAAGGAG CTTCAGCCCGAGGTCCAGCGCTACGAGTGGGTGGTCATCAAACATCCAGAGCTGACCAAGCCTGTGTCCTTGGAGTCCACCAGCATTCCATCCTCACCTTGCCACTCCGCGTCCTCAGACCCCGCGGACCGCCTCTCCCCGTTCCTGGCTGCTCGGCACTTTAACCTGCCCTCCAAGACGGAGTCTTTGTTCATGGCCGGGGGCAACGACTGCCTCATCATAG GTGGAGGGGGCGGCCAGGCGCTCTACATCGACGGGGACCTGAACCGGGGCCGCACAGGCCACTGCGACACTTTCAACAACCAGCCCCTCTGCTCTGAGAACTTTCTCATCGCTGCTGTGGAGGCCTGGGGCTTCCAGGACCCCGACATCCAGGGACTGGCGTGA